One Spinacia oleracea cultivar Varoflay chromosome 4, BTI_SOV_V1, whole genome shotgun sequence DNA segment encodes these proteins:
- the LOC110777387 gene encoding annexin D5 isoform X1, with the protein MSTLSVTATPGSPRDDVVKLYKAFKGFGCDTSAVINILAHRDASQRALIRQEYEPLYSEDLLHRLAKELSGKLETAVLLWMDDPATRDAVVVRECLLADDLRGTTEVLCSRTPSQIQTLKQIYHSKFGIHLLHDLEYNSSTDHQKLLVALVGAQRYEGFEVDKNLADNDAKALYKAGEKKLGTNEDMFIKIFSQRSRAQLAAIDSAYHSMYGHSLEKAIKKETSGNFAYALLTLLRCADNPAKYFAKVLRKAMKGLGTDDTTLIRVIVTRVEIDMQYIKAEYEKKYKKSLVDAVHSETSGDYRKFLLALLGPKH; encoded by the exons ATGTCGACTCTGAGTGTTACTGCAACACCGGGTTCTCCTCGTGATGATGTTGTTAAACTTTACAAGGCCTTCAAAG GGTTTGGGTGCGATACATCAGCCGTGATCAATATCCTTGCTCATCGTGATGCTTCACAGCGCGCACTTATCCGACAGGAGTATGAACCTTTGTACTCTGAGGACCTTCTCCATCGGTTGGCAAAGGAGCTCAGTGGTAAACTAGAG ACTGCTGTTTTACTCTGGATGGATGATCCAGCAACGCGTGATGCTGTTGTTGTGAGGGAGTGTTTGCTTGCAGATGATCTAAGAGGTACAACTGAAGTGCTATGTTCTCGTACACCCTCCCAGATACAGACCTTAAAGCAGATCTACCATTCAAAGTTTGGAATCCATCTGTTACATGATCTAGAATATAATTCTTCCACAGATCACCAGAAG CTTTTGGTAGCATTAGTAGGCGCACAGCGTTATGAAGGTTTTGAAGTTGATAAAAACCTTGCTGATAATGATGCAAAGGCACTCTATAAAGCTGGTGAGAAGAAACTGGGAACTAATGAGGATATGTTCATTAAAATTTTTAGTCAGAGAAGCAGGGCACAATTAGCTGCTATAGATTCAGCTTACCATAGCATGTATGGACACTctcttgaaaag GCgataaagaaagaaacatcagGGAACTTTGCATATGCTCTTTTGACACTTCTAAGATGTGCAGATAACCCAGCAAAATACTTTGCTAAG GTATTAAGAAAAGCAATGAAGGGTTTGGGAACGGATGACACAACACTGATCAGGGTAATTGTGACAAGGGTGGAGATTGATATGCAGTACATCAAAGCCGAATATGAGAAGAAGTATAAGAAGTCATTGGTTGATGCAGTTCACTCGGAAACTTCTGGAGATTACAGAAAGTTTCTTCTTGCTCTTCTGGGTCCAAAGCATTGA
- the LOC110777387 gene encoding annexin D5 isoform X2, producing MSTLSVTATPGSPRDDVVKLYKAFKGFGCDTSAVINILAHRDASQRALIRQEYEPLYSEDLLHRLAKELSGKLELLVALVGAQRYEGFEVDKNLADNDAKALYKAGEKKLGTNEDMFIKIFSQRSRAQLAAIDSAYHSMYGHSLEKAIKKETSGNFAYALLTLLRCADNPAKYFAKVLRKAMKGLGTDDTTLIRVIVTRVEIDMQYIKAEYEKKYKKSLVDAVHSETSGDYRKFLLALLGPKH from the exons ATGTCGACTCTGAGTGTTACTGCAACACCGGGTTCTCCTCGTGATGATGTTGTTAAACTTTACAAGGCCTTCAAAG GGTTTGGGTGCGATACATCAGCCGTGATCAATATCCTTGCTCATCGTGATGCTTCACAGCGCGCACTTATCCGACAGGAGTATGAACCTTTGTACTCTGAGGACCTTCTCCATCGGTTGGCAAAGGAGCTCAGTGGTAAACTAGAG CTTTTGGTAGCATTAGTAGGCGCACAGCGTTATGAAGGTTTTGAAGTTGATAAAAACCTTGCTGATAATGATGCAAAGGCACTCTATAAAGCTGGTGAGAAGAAACTGGGAACTAATGAGGATATGTTCATTAAAATTTTTAGTCAGAGAAGCAGGGCACAATTAGCTGCTATAGATTCAGCTTACCATAGCATGTATGGACACTctcttgaaaag GCgataaagaaagaaacatcagGGAACTTTGCATATGCTCTTTTGACACTTCTAAGATGTGCAGATAACCCAGCAAAATACTTTGCTAAG GTATTAAGAAAAGCAATGAAGGGTTTGGGAACGGATGACACAACACTGATCAGGGTAATTGTGACAAGGGTGGAGATTGATATGCAGTACATCAAAGCCGAATATGAGAAGAAGTATAAGAAGTCATTGGTTGATGCAGTTCACTCGGAAACTTCTGGAGATTACAGAAAGTTTCTTCTTGCTCTTCTGGGTCCAAAGCATTGA